In Stegostoma tigrinum isolate sSteTig4 chromosome 12, sSteTig4.hap1, whole genome shotgun sequence, the following proteins share a genomic window:
- the zbtb21 gene encoding zinc finger and BTB domain-containing protein 21 isoform X1: MESRHRRRAAPNSKPNKIITRARGWVRHRLRKRKKEAEAPLNHWVQQTMEGLLHYINPAHAISLLSALNEDRLKGQLCDVVLIVGDHKFRAHKNVLAASSDYFRSLFTKKENESQSVFQLDLCEAAIFENILNYIYSSSLFIEKKSLSAIHSLGGNLGISFLTSIPSQTPQISCAPNSVKKHSKVGEDLSSAQPRSVIVCQSRSDLDKSNAESEAKGGDSGQKKGPSEENPSHSFKSSSLNVLRANSNSLTRDADTTHLLDDKGQPLLKDIRGALGNTKLHSSFKSLDDQNRLRFWSDKRNSLSADGTSGFTSSVSERRQSLTDLLINGKPLPRPQLSPAFSFHGTTGLEYSQQKPGSTVNAGKTEESNLLYYTKVGPMVQPGRLPPSSQSVVSSGPLVKSLLRRSLSMDSQVPSYSSSLDLKMTYGSQICKREPLELTCDASSQKPSITESIKQQLLKEKPKVDQSCRPKQLKVSQATEADAISLTSAVKVKTEPCSPASDTSDIITVTVGETSPCTSKEFAVKNVERNRRTSMLPMKRRFLAENAQLSYEKSETLQHSPNIAQSFEENSSSTADDTNLNLSKTDENKDEYSESESAITGKQFKCMTCFKIFRSTAGLFRHVDMYHNPHKPYACDICHKRFLTNFKVWTHCQTQHGVVINPSAATSSSLVPEEKFQKKLNDMMREREIKKALFHKLRRRQGSHSYPGLRSEQAFKKNLKSASKGVYICTTCGKLFRFLSRYRQHMKTHPGEKPFVCKLYNRAFKSKEQTVTESVSEDNIEHQCEHCNTKMSSLAEKTKHERICRNVTVCCYCSLRFCSRELKQEHENQCEYKKLTCLECKRTFKSSFSIWRHQIEVHNENTMAPVEKSNLDSICHNGVLPKEVQTEAGEDAVVSPSTSKEYDACSDSSEPMYVDSEDSSCFPEDLSISNRRNISSNNHLPDVASTNPIHLEDVTSESKSCSSGEPEDLTCKGERGLWPCEKCGKIFTIHKQLERHQELLCAVKPFICHVCHKAFRTNFRLWSHFQSHISQSADRLEFSKPVRSPSCPPPPPPPPLPVPPQEQSPESEQSSNHSDKIGSPQAADTLFTHAPPLAAATFERPFMCKFCRRTFKTAFSLWSHEQTHN; this comes from the coding sequence GTACAACAGACAATGGAAGGATTACTTCACTACATCAATCCAGCACATGCCATCTCTCTCCTGAGTGCACTTAATGAGGATCGCCTAAAGGGCCAGCTTTGTGACGTTGTCCTAATTGTTGGTGACCATAAATTCCGGGCTCACAAGAATGTTTTGGCTGCTAGCAGCGACTATTTCCGTTCTTTGTTTACCAAGAAAGAGAACGAAAGCCAGTCGGTCTTCCAGTTAGatctctgtgaagcagcaatCTTTGAGAATATTCTAAATTACATCTATTCCTCATCCCTCTTCATAGAGAAGAAAAGCCTTTCAGCCATTCACTCTCTTGGTGGCAATCTTGGTATCTCTTTTCTGACCAGCATCCCATCACAGACACCTCAGATTTCCTGTGCCCCAAATTCTGTCAAGAAGCACAGCAAAGTTGGTGAAGATCTAAGTAGTGCCCAGCcacggagtgtgattgtgtgtcagAGTCGCAGTGACCTTGATAAAAGTAATGCTGAGTCTGAAGCAAAGGGAGGGGATTCAGGTCAGAAAAAGGGACCATCTGAGGAAAATCCAAGTCACAGTTTTAAGTCGTCGTCTTTGAATGTTTTAAGAGCAAATTCTAATTCTCTGACCAGAGATGCTGATACAACTCACCTTTTGGACGATAAAGGACAACCTTTGTTAAAAGATATTCGTGGAGCTTTAGGTAATACTAAATTGCATTCATCCTTCAAATCCCTCGATGATCAAAATAGATTGAGGTTTTGGTCTGATAAGAGAAATTCCTTGAGTGCAGATGGCACTTCAGGTTTTACTAGCAGTGTTTCTGAGAGGAGGCAAAGTTTGACTGACCTCTTGATAAATGGAAAGCCTTTACCGAGGCCACAACTTTCACCTGCATTTTCATTTCATGGAACTACAGGACTTGAATATTCCCAACAAAAACCTGGGAGCACAGTAAATGCTGGCAAAACTGAAGAAAGCAATTTGCTATATTACACCAAAGTAGGGCCTATGGTTCAACCTGGAAGATTGCCACCCAGCAGCCAGAGTGTTGTCAGCAGTGGCCCATTGGTGAAGAGTCTCCTACGTAGGTCACTGTCAATGGATAGCCAAGTCCCTTCCTACTCTTCATCTCTAGATCTGAAAATGACCTACGGATCACAGATCTGTAAACGGGAACCATTGGAGTTGACTTGTGATGCATCATCCCAAAAGCCTTCGATTACAGAGTCAATTAAACAGCAGCTTCTAAAGGAAAAACCAAAGGTTGATCAGTCTTGTCGACCAAAACAACTTAAGGTGTCTCAGGCTACTGAAGCTGATGCCATCTCTCTGACTTCAGCTGTTAAAGTAAAAACAGAGCCCTGCAGTCCTGCCTCAGATACTTCTGATATAATTACAGTTACAGTAGGAGAAACCTCACCATGTACCAGTAAGGAATTTGCTGTGAAAAATGTGGAGAGGAACAGAAGAACATCAATGCTCCCAATGAAGAGGAGGTTCTTGGCTGAAAATGCACAACTTTCTTATGAAAAATCAGAAACTTTGCAGCATTCTCCCAATATAGCACAGAGCTTTGAGGAAAATTCAAGCTCGACAGCAGATGATACTAATCTTAATTTGTCAAAGACTGATGAGAACAAAGATGAATATTCAGAATCTGAATCAGCAATAACTGGCAAGCAGTTCAAATGCATGACCTGCTTCAAGATTTTCCGATCCACAGCAGGTCTTTTCCGGCATGTGGATATGTATCATAACCCACATAAGCCATATGCATGTGATATCTGCCACAAGAGATTTCTCACcaatttcaaagtttggactCACTGCCAAACTCAACATGGAGTGGTTATCAACCCATCAGCAGCTACCAGTTCCAGTCTAGTTCCAGAAGaaaaatttcaaaagaaattgaaTGATATGATGCGCGAAAGAGAGATCAAGAAGGCTCTATTTCACAAGTTGCGGCGTAGGCAGGGGTCTCATAGTTACCCAGGCCTGCGGTCAGAACAAGCAttcaaaaaaaatttgaaatctGCAAGTAAGGGAGTGTACATTTGTACTACATGTGGAAAGTTATTTCGTTTTCTGTCACGTTATAGGCAACACATGAAGACCCACCCAGGTGAGAAGCCCTTTGTTTGCAAGCTATATAACAGGGCTTTCAAATCAAAAGAACAAACTGTTACTGAAAGTGTAAGTGAAGATAATATTGAGCATCAGTGTGAACATTGTAATACCAAAATGTCATCCTTAGCAGAGAAGACAAAGCATGAGAGAATCTGTAGGAATGTTACTGTGTGCTGCTACTGTAGCCTTAGGTTCTGTTCTAGAGAACTGAAACAGGAGCATGAAAATCAGTGTGAATATAAGAAGTTAACTTGTCTCGAATGTAAACGTACATTCAAGTCATCATTCAGCATATGGCGTCATCAAATTGAAGTTCACAATGAAAACACAATGGCACCAGTCGAAAAATCTAATTTGGATTCAATATGTCATAATGGTGTCTTGCCTAAAGAAGTTCAGACTGAAGCAGGAGAGGATGCTGTTGTCAGTCCTAGTACATCAAAAGAGTATGATGCCTGCAGTGACTCTTCAGAGCCAATGTATGTTGACTCTGAAGATTCTTCTTGCTTTCCTGAAGATTTGAGTATCTCTAATCGGAGGAATATAAGCAGTAACAACCATTTACCTGATGTAGCTTCCACAAATCCCATTCATCTGGAAGATGTGACGTCAGAATCCAAGAGTTGTAGTAGTGGGGAACCAGAGGACCTGACATGCAAAGGAGAGCGTGGTCTTTGGCCATGTGAAAAATGTGGCAAGATTTTCACAATACACAAGCAACTGGAGCGTCATCAGGAATTGCTGTGTGCTGTTAAGCCATTTATTTGCCACGTTTGCCATAAAGCCTTCCGTACCAACTTCCGCCTCTGGAGCCACTTTCAGTCCCATATCTCTCAATCCGCAGACCGCCTTGAATTTTCTAAACCTGTGAGGAGCCCTTCTTgtccaccacctccccctccaccaccactccccGTGCCACCCCAGGAACAGTCTCCTGAATCTGAACAATCCTCAAATCATTCAGACAAAATAGGTAGCCCACAGGCAGCAGATACACTTTTTACCCATGCCCCTCCTCTTGCAGCAGCTACCTTCGAAAGGCCATTCATGTGCAAATTTTGCCGTAGGACTTTCAAAACTGCATTCAGTCTGTGGAGCCATGAACAGACACACAACTGA
- the zbtb21 gene encoding zinc finger and BTB domain-containing protein 21 isoform X2: MEGLLHYINPAHAISLLSALNEDRLKGQLCDVVLIVGDHKFRAHKNVLAASSDYFRSLFTKKENESQSVFQLDLCEAAIFENILNYIYSSSLFIEKKSLSAIHSLGGNLGISFLTSIPSQTPQISCAPNSVKKHSKVGEDLSSAQPRSVIVCQSRSDLDKSNAESEAKGGDSGQKKGPSEENPSHSFKSSSLNVLRANSNSLTRDADTTHLLDDKGQPLLKDIRGALGNTKLHSSFKSLDDQNRLRFWSDKRNSLSADGTSGFTSSVSERRQSLTDLLINGKPLPRPQLSPAFSFHGTTGLEYSQQKPGSTVNAGKTEESNLLYYTKVGPMVQPGRLPPSSQSVVSSGPLVKSLLRRSLSMDSQVPSYSSSLDLKMTYGSQICKREPLELTCDASSQKPSITESIKQQLLKEKPKVDQSCRPKQLKVSQATEADAISLTSAVKVKTEPCSPASDTSDIITVTVGETSPCTSKEFAVKNVERNRRTSMLPMKRRFLAENAQLSYEKSETLQHSPNIAQSFEENSSSTADDTNLNLSKTDENKDEYSESESAITGKQFKCMTCFKIFRSTAGLFRHVDMYHNPHKPYACDICHKRFLTNFKVWTHCQTQHGVVINPSAATSSSLVPEEKFQKKLNDMMREREIKKALFHKLRRRQGSHSYPGLRSEQAFKKNLKSASKGVYICTTCGKLFRFLSRYRQHMKTHPGEKPFVCKLYNRAFKSKEQTVTESVSEDNIEHQCEHCNTKMSSLAEKTKHERICRNVTVCCYCSLRFCSRELKQEHENQCEYKKLTCLECKRTFKSSFSIWRHQIEVHNENTMAPVEKSNLDSICHNGVLPKEVQTEAGEDAVVSPSTSKEYDACSDSSEPMYVDSEDSSCFPEDLSISNRRNISSNNHLPDVASTNPIHLEDVTSESKSCSSGEPEDLTCKGERGLWPCEKCGKIFTIHKQLERHQELLCAVKPFICHVCHKAFRTNFRLWSHFQSHISQSADRLEFSKPVRSPSCPPPPPPPPLPVPPQEQSPESEQSSNHSDKIGSPQAADTLFTHAPPLAAATFERPFMCKFCRRTFKTAFSLWSHEQTHN; this comes from the coding sequence ATGGAAGGATTACTTCACTACATCAATCCAGCACATGCCATCTCTCTCCTGAGTGCACTTAATGAGGATCGCCTAAAGGGCCAGCTTTGTGACGTTGTCCTAATTGTTGGTGACCATAAATTCCGGGCTCACAAGAATGTTTTGGCTGCTAGCAGCGACTATTTCCGTTCTTTGTTTACCAAGAAAGAGAACGAAAGCCAGTCGGTCTTCCAGTTAGatctctgtgaagcagcaatCTTTGAGAATATTCTAAATTACATCTATTCCTCATCCCTCTTCATAGAGAAGAAAAGCCTTTCAGCCATTCACTCTCTTGGTGGCAATCTTGGTATCTCTTTTCTGACCAGCATCCCATCACAGACACCTCAGATTTCCTGTGCCCCAAATTCTGTCAAGAAGCACAGCAAAGTTGGTGAAGATCTAAGTAGTGCCCAGCcacggagtgtgattgtgtgtcagAGTCGCAGTGACCTTGATAAAAGTAATGCTGAGTCTGAAGCAAAGGGAGGGGATTCAGGTCAGAAAAAGGGACCATCTGAGGAAAATCCAAGTCACAGTTTTAAGTCGTCGTCTTTGAATGTTTTAAGAGCAAATTCTAATTCTCTGACCAGAGATGCTGATACAACTCACCTTTTGGACGATAAAGGACAACCTTTGTTAAAAGATATTCGTGGAGCTTTAGGTAATACTAAATTGCATTCATCCTTCAAATCCCTCGATGATCAAAATAGATTGAGGTTTTGGTCTGATAAGAGAAATTCCTTGAGTGCAGATGGCACTTCAGGTTTTACTAGCAGTGTTTCTGAGAGGAGGCAAAGTTTGACTGACCTCTTGATAAATGGAAAGCCTTTACCGAGGCCACAACTTTCACCTGCATTTTCATTTCATGGAACTACAGGACTTGAATATTCCCAACAAAAACCTGGGAGCACAGTAAATGCTGGCAAAACTGAAGAAAGCAATTTGCTATATTACACCAAAGTAGGGCCTATGGTTCAACCTGGAAGATTGCCACCCAGCAGCCAGAGTGTTGTCAGCAGTGGCCCATTGGTGAAGAGTCTCCTACGTAGGTCACTGTCAATGGATAGCCAAGTCCCTTCCTACTCTTCATCTCTAGATCTGAAAATGACCTACGGATCACAGATCTGTAAACGGGAACCATTGGAGTTGACTTGTGATGCATCATCCCAAAAGCCTTCGATTACAGAGTCAATTAAACAGCAGCTTCTAAAGGAAAAACCAAAGGTTGATCAGTCTTGTCGACCAAAACAACTTAAGGTGTCTCAGGCTACTGAAGCTGATGCCATCTCTCTGACTTCAGCTGTTAAAGTAAAAACAGAGCCCTGCAGTCCTGCCTCAGATACTTCTGATATAATTACAGTTACAGTAGGAGAAACCTCACCATGTACCAGTAAGGAATTTGCTGTGAAAAATGTGGAGAGGAACAGAAGAACATCAATGCTCCCAATGAAGAGGAGGTTCTTGGCTGAAAATGCACAACTTTCTTATGAAAAATCAGAAACTTTGCAGCATTCTCCCAATATAGCACAGAGCTTTGAGGAAAATTCAAGCTCGACAGCAGATGATACTAATCTTAATTTGTCAAAGACTGATGAGAACAAAGATGAATATTCAGAATCTGAATCAGCAATAACTGGCAAGCAGTTCAAATGCATGACCTGCTTCAAGATTTTCCGATCCACAGCAGGTCTTTTCCGGCATGTGGATATGTATCATAACCCACATAAGCCATATGCATGTGATATCTGCCACAAGAGATTTCTCACcaatttcaaagtttggactCACTGCCAAACTCAACATGGAGTGGTTATCAACCCATCAGCAGCTACCAGTTCCAGTCTAGTTCCAGAAGaaaaatttcaaaagaaattgaaTGATATGATGCGCGAAAGAGAGATCAAGAAGGCTCTATTTCACAAGTTGCGGCGTAGGCAGGGGTCTCATAGTTACCCAGGCCTGCGGTCAGAACAAGCAttcaaaaaaaatttgaaatctGCAAGTAAGGGAGTGTACATTTGTACTACATGTGGAAAGTTATTTCGTTTTCTGTCACGTTATAGGCAACACATGAAGACCCACCCAGGTGAGAAGCCCTTTGTTTGCAAGCTATATAACAGGGCTTTCAAATCAAAAGAACAAACTGTTACTGAAAGTGTAAGTGAAGATAATATTGAGCATCAGTGTGAACATTGTAATACCAAAATGTCATCCTTAGCAGAGAAGACAAAGCATGAGAGAATCTGTAGGAATGTTACTGTGTGCTGCTACTGTAGCCTTAGGTTCTGTTCTAGAGAACTGAAACAGGAGCATGAAAATCAGTGTGAATATAAGAAGTTAACTTGTCTCGAATGTAAACGTACATTCAAGTCATCATTCAGCATATGGCGTCATCAAATTGAAGTTCACAATGAAAACACAATGGCACCAGTCGAAAAATCTAATTTGGATTCAATATGTCATAATGGTGTCTTGCCTAAAGAAGTTCAGACTGAAGCAGGAGAGGATGCTGTTGTCAGTCCTAGTACATCAAAAGAGTATGATGCCTGCAGTGACTCTTCAGAGCCAATGTATGTTGACTCTGAAGATTCTTCTTGCTTTCCTGAAGATTTGAGTATCTCTAATCGGAGGAATATAAGCAGTAACAACCATTTACCTGATGTAGCTTCCACAAATCCCATTCATCTGGAAGATGTGACGTCAGAATCCAAGAGTTGTAGTAGTGGGGAACCAGAGGACCTGACATGCAAAGGAGAGCGTGGTCTTTGGCCATGTGAAAAATGTGGCAAGATTTTCACAATACACAAGCAACTGGAGCGTCATCAGGAATTGCTGTGTGCTGTTAAGCCATTTATTTGCCACGTTTGCCATAAAGCCTTCCGTACCAACTTCCGCCTCTGGAGCCACTTTCAGTCCCATATCTCTCAATCCGCAGACCGCCTTGAATTTTCTAAACCTGTGAGGAGCCCTTCTTgtccaccacctccccctccaccaccactccccGTGCCACCCCAGGAACAGTCTCCTGAATCTGAACAATCCTCAAATCATTCAGACAAAATAGGTAGCCCACAGGCAGCAGATACACTTTTTACCCATGCCCCTCCTCTTGCAGCAGCTACCTTCGAAAGGCCATTCATGTGCAAATTTTGCCGTAGGACTTTCAAAACTGCATTCAGTCTGTGGAGCCATGAACAGACACACAACTGA